The genomic segment ACTGCCCAAGATCGTGCCCGTTTGACGCATAACAATATTCAGCAGTTAATTCAAAAAGGTGCTGTTGACAGGGAACAGCTTGCAGCCTGTGTATCAAAACTATTGCCAAAAGATGACCAGCAGGCAGATGCACCCAAAAAAATAAAAAAAAAAGATTTGATAAAACCTGAATTGAAAACAAATTTAAAACCTGGAAAGTCCATACTTCTGGTTGAGGATAATCCTGATAACCTGATAACAATAACTGCCATACTTGATGAATTTGGCTATAATTATATCAGTGCTGACGATGGCCGCAAAGCTGTTGATAAAGCAAAACAATTAATGCCGGGCCTGATTCTTATGGATGTTCAATTACCGGTTTTAAGCGGTCTGGATGCAGCCCGTAAAATCAAGTCCGATCCTCTTACAGCATCTATTCCCATAATTGCGGTTACAGCAAAAGCCATGAGAGGAGACCGGGAAAAAATTCTGGCATCAGGATGTGATGATTATCTGTCCAAGCCAATAGAACCAGGCAGGCTTATTGAAATGATCCAGCAGTGGACTTCATAAAAATGGAGTTTATAAAATGGATTCCAGGATTAAAATGGTTCCAGTTGGTGAGTACCGGATATCTAATGATAAGAATGCAGAGCTTTTTACAATAACAGCTTCATGTGCGGCTCTTATGCTGCATGATTCTAAAAATCATATAGCAGGCATGGTACATATTGTATTGCCTGGCCGGCGTAAAAGAATGCGGGAGGGAACAAGGGATGCATATTTTGCTGATACAGGGGTTCCCCTGCTTATCCGCGGGATGATTGAACATGGTGCAGATCTTGAAAATCTGAAAGCAAGCCTTGCAGGAGGAGGTTCTTTTCTTAATGATTATAAGGGTTCAGATATTGGGAAAAAAAATGTTGAAGCTGTAACAGCAATACTGGGACAATACAGGATTCCCATTGTGCAGACAGATACAGGGGGCCAGACAGGAAGGCGTATAAGCCTGAATGTGAACACAGGCCGTCTTACTGTTCAATCTTTCAGCCGGTGTCAAACCGGGGACAGGGAATTCTGGGGCAGTAAATCAGGGCATAATAAAATATCTTACAATATATTATTAAAAAAAATCATGCTCTTAATTACAGAGATTAAACCTGATTACCCATTGGCAGGCTTAGTGCTTGATGCAGTACATTGTGATATAAATGAAATTGACTGGAATTACCTGTTTCTGCTTCTTGGGCGTAATCTTCCTCTTGCCCTGCATGTTTTCAGGATTGCCAATTCCCCATATTACGGAAAACCAGGCACAATATCTTCTTTTGAAAATGCTCTTAGAGTTTTAGGCCCTGCTCAATTCAGGAGAATCTGTGTCCTGGCTTCTGTAATGCGCCAGTCTGGCGGACATCCCGGCAGGCTTGAAAAAACAGCAGCCGGATTATCCAGGCATGCCCTGGCTTCTGCCCTGACAGCACGTCATATTGCCGAAAAATCAGGCATGGCACCGATGGTTCAGGAAGATACATTTACTGCTGCTTTATTTCATGGAATCGGGGGACTGGTTAATCTGGTTATTCAAGACAGCGAAATCAGCAGCATTGATTATATCAGATCTGGCACAATTATTCTTTCAGCAATGAAAATGCCTGATTCAATTATTTCTGCTGTTGCTTCACATGAATATCCTGTTAATGATAAACATGGAAATCCGACCATTGCATCATTTGTTCATATGGGATGTGCTGTCAGCCGGCTGCTGGGAATTACCAGTGATCTGGAACCCCCGGTTTTCAGCCTGTGTGCAGAAATTTGTAAAAGTACGGGATTAACATATGAATTATCCTGTATTATACCTGAGATAATTCACATGTTAAAATCATATGGTGTAAGGGATTTATTAGATCCTGATTAAACCTTTTTATTAAAATGCTTAAAATATATAATCATAACCTAATTCATCAATATTTTAAATACCCTGAAAGGAATTTTTCATATGAGCAGTGCTGTTATTTTGGCTGTTGACGACAAGCCTGACAACCTGTTTGTTCTGGAGCAGATAATATCTGAATATTTGCCGGCATGTAAAATAATTACTGCACAAAATGCTGAAAAAGGTTTGGATTTTGCCAGAAAAAATTCTTTGGATCTTGCTATTATTGATGTGCAGATGCCGTGTTTTGATGGTATCAGGATGTGCAGATGCCTTAAAGAAGACCCGCAAACTGCTGGTATCCCGGTTATTCTTCTTACAGCTCACAGAGCAGGTACAGATTTAAAGGTTAAAGGATTAAATGCAGGTGCTGATGATTTTATTACCAAACCTTTTGACAGCTTTGAACTTATAGCCAGGATCAAGGTTATGCTGCGTATAAAAAAAGCAGAAGATATTCTGCGCCAGGAAAAAAAAGGACTTGAAAAAAAAGTCAGTGAAAAATCCATACAGCTGGAAACAGCGGAAAAGCAGTATAAAGCATTATTCAACAATGTAAATGACCCCATATTTGTCAGGGATTTTGATGGAAATATATTTGATGCCAACCAGGCTGCATGTGATACTCTTGGTTATAATGTTCAGGAATTGTTGAAAATGAAAATCCAGGAAATTGCCAGCCCTGAAAATGCAGCTTTAATCCCAAGCCGCACCCATAAAATGCGGCAGCAGGGCAAGCTTGTTTATGAATCAGCCTGCATGACCAGGGATGGGGATATTATACCTATAGAAGTCAGCGGACGTGTCAGCGAGTATGATAATAAACCAGCCATACTTACCATATGGCGTGATCTTCGTGAACGAAAGCAGGCAGAATCTGAAAAAAGAAACCTCCAGATGCAGCTTCAGCAGGCACAGAAAATGGAGGCAATAGGTACCCTGGCTGGAGGCATTGCCCATGATTTTAACAATATCTTGTTTCCCATTATAGGATATACAGAAATGACAATGGACGATGTGCCAAAAAACAGCCAGGCATATAAAAACCTGACTGAAATACTGAAAGCAGCACAGCGTGCAGCAAAACTGGTGGAACATATTCTGACTTTCAGCAGGAGCAGGGGACAGGAAAGAGCGCCCATGAAGATTCATCTTGTTATTAAAGAAGCCTTGAAACTTATCAGGGCTGCTATTCCTAAAACCATTAACCTTTATCAGGATATAGATGAAAACTGCGGACCTGTTCTTGCAGACCCCACCCAGATACATCAGATTGTTATGAACCTGTGCATCAATGCTTATCATGCAATGCAGCATCAGGATGCAGGAGGAGATATCAGGCTTGCTTTAAAAGAGGTAGAGATAAGACCTGAAGATAATATTGAATTAAAAAATAATCCAGGAATATATCTCAGATTGATGGTCAGCGATACAGGACAGGGTATGGACGATCTTGTTAAGCAAAGAATTTTTGAGCCTTATTATACTACCAAAGAAAAGAATAAAGGAACCGGCATGGGCCTTTCCGTAGTACATGGCATTGTTAAAAGCTATGGAGGTGCTATAACTGTTTTCAGCAAACCCGGTGCAGGAACAACCTTTTATGTTTACCTGCCCAGGCTTGATATACATAGAGAACCCCAGGCTGTTGTTTTCGATAGTCCTGCTGCCAGCAGGGGGAGCGAACATATTCTTCTGGTAGATGATGAAGATCAGATAGTTTTGATGGAAGAAAAGACATTAACACGGCTTGGTTATCGTGTAACATCCAAAACAAGCAGCCTTGATGCATTTGAGATATTCAGAAAACAGCCGGATCAATTTGATCTTGTAATTACTGACCAGGCCATGCCCAATATGGCAGGTATGCAGCTTGCTCATAATATGATACAAATCCGGCCTGATATTCCCATTATTCTCTGTACTGGGTTCAGTGAAGTTGTAAATGAAGATCAGGCAAAGGCAGCAGGTATAAAAGAATTTCTTATGAAACCTTTGGTTAAAAAAGATCTGGCTGAAACCATAAGAAAGGTTCTTTCATAATATGCAGAGGCAGGTTCTTATAAAGCCGTTTATTTTTATACAATCAGCAGCTTGACCGCAGAAGGATGTTTATGTATAGAATATACTGAGTCTGTCTTAAGGTGTATTTCACTTTTTTTTAAAATAATGTTGCGAAATCCCCTTGTAATTATGTTATAAGCATTTTGCTTAATAATGAATATTTGTCTCAGAAAAGGACATGATAATATGAATGAATACGTTGAAATGAAATGGAAAGGCAGAACCTTTAAATTACCTGTAATAGAAGGTTCAGAAGGTGAACAGGGCATAGATATTTCAGCATTGCGCCGGGATACAGGTTTGATTACCCTGGATCCTGGATTTGCCAATACAGGAAGCTGTAAGAGTGCTATAACTTTTATGGATGGTGAAAAAGGTATCCTTCGTTACAGAGGATATCCTATTGAACAACTGGCAGAACATTCCAGTTTTCGGGAAGTAGCCTATCTTCTGATTAATGGCGAACTTCCTTCAAAAAAAGAAATAACCCGATTTTCGGTGCTGCTCAATGACCATTCCCTGGTTCATGAAGATATGAGGACTTTTTTTGCCAATTTTCCCAGAGCATCACATCCTATGGGTATTTTATCATCAATGGTAAATGCCTTGAAAAGTTTTTATCCTTATATAGAAGGTGAAAAAGAAGCAAATATTACTGTTGCCCGCCTTATATCCAAGGTTCGCACCCTTGCTGCCATGTCCTATAAAATATCAAGGGGCCATACAGTTGTATATCCCAGGCAGGATCTTTCTTATTGTGAGAATTTTTTGAACATGATGTTTCATTCACCTGTCAGGCCCTATAAGATTGACCCTGATATAGTCCAGGCTTTAAGTGTTTTTCTAATACTTCATGCAGATCATGAGCAGAACTGTTCCACATCTGCTGTACGCCTTGTCGGCAGCGGCAAGGTAAATCTTTATGCTTCTATTTCAGCAGGCATTGCAGCTCTCTGGGGACATCTTCATGGAGGTGCTAATCAGGCTGTTATTGAAATGCTTGAAAATATTGTGGAAAGAGGCGAAAGCATTTCCCGTATTATAGAACGGGCAAAAGATAAAAAGGATCCTTTCCGGCTTATGGGATTTGGACACCGGGTTTATAAAACCTATGATCCCAGAACCAAAATTATAAAATCCATGTGTGATACATTACTTGAAAAACTTCATATTCATGATCCACTGCTCGATATTGCAAAAGAACTGGAAGAGATTGCAGTGAATGACGATTATTTTATTGAAAACAAACTTTATCCTAATATTGATTTTTACAGCGGGATAGTTTTGCGGACTATAGGGATACCAACTAATATGTTTACTGTAATGTTTGCCATCGGCAGGCTTCCAGGATGGATTGCCCAATGGAAGGAAAGCATGGATGACCCGGAATGGAAACTCAACCGGCCCAGGCAGATATATACAGGTTATCAGGAAAGAAATTATATCCCTATTGAAGAAAGATAGAATATTAATAACAGCATAAAGGAGAGTTAATGCCAGAAACATTTTACCAGCTCAACAAGCCAGATAAGATTAAAACAGATTTGCTTAAACCCATAGATTATCAATACAGAGGCAAAAGAGATATTAGTATAGTTATTGAACAGCCTGAATTCACTTCTGTATGCCCTATGACTGGACTGCCTGATTTTGGGGCTGTTATAATCAAATACAGGCCGAATGAGAAGATTATTGAATTAAAATCCCTTAAATATTATTTTCTTCAATACCGCAATGTGGGTATATTTTATGAACATGTGGTCAACCGCATTCTGGATGATCTTGTTGAAGTACTGAAACCACAGCAAATGGAGATTACAGGCAAATTTACAGCAAGGGGCGGCATATTAACCAATGTTACTGCAGAATATCAAGGAAAAGCAGATGCCTGATAATATTAAAAGTATTTTGTCAAAAAAAAGTTTTTCAATTATTATGATCTGCTGTTTTCTGAGTTCTGTTGTTTCAGGCTGCTCTGCTGTTTCAAGTGTAAAAAAACAAACAAAGAAAATCACCAGGGTTCTCAGCCCTGACAGTCATCTTACTAAAAAGGCTGCAGTAATAGTTTCTGCAGGCACAGGTTCTTTTTCAGAACATCCCTTGCAGAAAATATTTCAGGTAAATCTTTTTGAGTCAATAAAAGACCAGTGTCCAGATATTTTCTTAATGTTTCCAGGAGATAAGATTTATCCTGAACAATTTATTAATTTTTCCAGACAGGTACCAGAACAAATTGACAATTTCAGTCTTAATGAAACAGGGAGAAATCTGGGATTAAATGCAATTATCCTTGTAAAACCTCTTACAATAGAAGCAAAGGAAAAAGAAAAAGGCTTCTGGCTGATGAAGGATATTCATTATTTTGGAATTGTGCAAACAGAAATAGAGGTTTATAATACAGCAACAGGTGCAAAATTATTACATAAAAGTCTTGCCCGGGAAGCTGAACTTGGGGGAACAGACTTTGATGCTTTAAAATCAGGCAGAATATCAAATATTTATGAATTGGATGAAGCGGCTGAAGAAATTGCCGAACAAGCAGGAAATCTTGCCTGTGAAATAACAGGCAGACAAGCCTGGCAGGGATATGTTCTTTTAGCTGATAACAATAAAATCATACTTTCCTCGGGCAGAGAATCGGGCCTGAAGCCTGGAGATATTATGGATGTTTTTGAAAACAGCGGATTAATAAAAAACCAATACGGCCAGCAGTTTCTTGTTCCAGGCCAAAAAATCGGAGAAATCAGGATCACAGCCGTTTTTGTAGGAAAATCAGAGGCTGTTGTTTTAAATGGAACAGATATCAAGCCAGGATATATGGTCCGTCCCAACTGAATTATTCAGAATCAGGTTAAAAAAAGCTTGGTCCTGTGACTCAATAAAAAAAATAATAAATGGAGGAAGCAAGATGTCCATTGATCCCCAAAAGATTACAATTCTACTGGTCGAAGATGCTGCGGTTATGCGTAATATCGAAAAAAGGACCCTGAACTCACTAGGGTTTAAAACGATTATAGAAGCTGAAGATGGGGCCATTGCTATTAAAATACTTCAGGAAACAGAAGGTATTGATATTGTAATCAGTGACTGGAACATGCCTAACACAGACGGTTTTCAACTTCTTGAGTGGATACGAACCAGTAACAAATACTCAGATCTGCCTTTTATAATGGCTACCGGGCATGGGGATAAAAAGCAGCAGCAAAAAGCTGTTGAAGCAGGTACCAACAGCTTTATTATCAAACCTTTTGATAATAAAGATCTTCAAAATAAGATTGATGAAGCATTTGGTATAAAAAAGAAAGAAAAGACAATTCAGGCAGATCAGTCATTATCCCAGGAATCTGATTCAGGAAAGGTCAAGTTAAGAATAGCCCATATCCAGATTACCGATCATCTTGTTTTAGGTGTTTTAAAACATATGATTGAAAAAGGCGATGTGGTTCCCCGTCATTTTGAACTGGAAACCAAATGCCTGCCAGGATGGAATTCTGTTGCAGATGCACTTGAAAAAGGCAGAGTGGATGCAGCCTGTGTTTTAGCTCCTATTGCCATGGATCTTTATAGTTTCGGAATACCTATAAAAATGATCCTGCTTGCCCATAAAAACGGCAGTATTTTTGTAAGAAACAGGCGCGGAGACTATCAAGAGCCTTTTCAGGATTATTTTAGAAATAAATCATTTTTAATCCCCCATAAACTATCCATACACCATATGCTTGCTCATATGTTTTTTGAAAAGATCGGATTAAAATCCGGTATGAACAGGGATTCTAATGCAGATATCAATTTTGAGGTAGTAACGCCTGTAAAGATGCCTGAATTTCTTACAGAAAATGTTGATGCCTGCGGATTTATGGTTGCAGAACCTTTTGGAACAAAAGTAATTGATTCCAGCCTGGCTGATCTGCAGTTTTTATCAGGTGAAATCTGGCCCCAACACCCATGCTGTGTTGTTGCCATGCGGGATGAATTTATAGACCCGCATACAGATGCAGTTTATGAACTTACTGAAATGCTTGTTAAAGCAGGGAAATTTATAGAAGAAAAACCTGAGCTGGCTGCTGAAATTGCTGTTAATTTTCTTGATCCTGATAAAAATCTAGGGCTTAAAGTGCCTATGCTTAAAAATGTTCTAACAGAAGAACAGGGCATTAAAGCCGGAGATTTATATCCCCTTATTGAAGATTTTGAGATTATGCAGGATTATATGGTCAATAAAATGGGGATAAGCTCAACAATCAATCTGGAAAAATTTATTGATACACGATTTGCCAGGGCAGCTTATAAAGACAGGGTCATAAAGCATCAGCCTTCCAGTCTTTATTCTGCAGATGATCTTATCACAAATATACTGCAGCGCGGGATTCCCAAGACATCAGGCAGTCCAAAATCAATATCAGCTAACAATAAAGCAGGCAGGACATCTATTGATCCCCAAAATATTACAATTCTATTGGTTGAAGATGCTGCGGTCATGCGCAATATTGAGAAAAAGACGCTGAATTCGCTGGGATTTAAAACAATTATAGAAGCCGAAGACGGTACTATTGCTATTAAGACCCTTCAGGAAACAGAAGGTATTGATATTGTAATCAGTGACTGGAATATGCCCAATACAGATGGTTTTAAACTCCTGAAATGGATACGAACCAGTGATAATTATTCAGAGCTGCCTTTTATAATGGCAACAGGCCAGGGGGATAAAAAACAGCAGCAAAAAGCTGTTGAAGCAGGTGTAAACAGCTTTATTGCAAAGCCTTTTGACAGTATAGAACTTAAAAATAAGATTGATGAAGCTTTTGGCATAAAAAAGATTGAAAAGAAAATATCTGAAGAACAGAAAGGCCCTAAGCTGTCTGCTTCAGGAAAGGTTAAATTAAGAATAGCCCATATCCAGATTACAGATCATCTTGTTTTAGGGGTTTTAAAACACTTGATTGCAAAAGGTGATATGGCTCCCCAGCATTTTGTTTTGGAAACCAAGTGCCTTCCAGGCTGGAATCCTGTTGCAGATGCACTGGAAAAAGGCAGGGTGGATGCAGCCTGTGTTTTAGCTCCTATTGCCATGGATCTTTATAGTTTTGATGTACCTATAAAGATGATCCTTCTTGCCCATAAAAACGGGAGTATTTTTGTACGAAACAGGAGGGGAGACTATCGGGAGCCTTTTCAGGATTATTTTAGAAATAAATCCTTTTTAATTCCCCATAAATTATCCATACACCATATGCTCGCCCATATGTTTTTTGACAGGATTGGTTTAAGAGCCGGTATGGATGGTGATTTTCATGCAGACATTAATTTTGAGGTGGTTACCCCTGTCAAAATGCCCCAATTTCTAAAAGAAAATGTTGAAGCCTGCGGGTTTATGGTTGCAGAACCCATTGGAACAAAAGCAATTGCATCCAATCTTGCTGATCTTCAATTTTTATCAGGTGAACTCTGGGCAGAACATCCATGCTGCGTAGTTGCCATGAGGGATGATTTTATAGGCCCCCACATGGATGCAGTTTATGAACTTACTGAAATGCTTGTAAAATCAGGCAAATTTATAGAAGAAAAGCCTGAACTTGCTGCTGAAATTGCTGTTGATTTTCTTGATCCTGATAAACGGCTTGGTCTTAAAGTGCCTTTGCTTAAAAATGTTCTTAAAGAAAAACAGGGCATTAAAGCTGGAGACCTATATCCTTTGATTGAAGATTTTGAAATCATGCAGGATTATATGGTCAATAAAATGGGCGTAAGCTCAATGATTAACCTGGAAAAATTTATTGATACACGATTTGCCAAAGCAGCTTACAAAGACAGGATCATGAGCCATAAACCATCCAATCTTCATGTTACTACTGATGTTATAACGAATATTTTACACCGCGGGTTTAATGAAGATACTGTCAGTTCCAAAGCCATGCTCAATAAAGAAGGCAAGTATCTGACCTTTAAGCTTGGGGATCAGGAATATGGAATTGATATTTTAAAAATCAAGGAAATAATTGGAATGATGCCTATCCGAAGCATTCCCTGTTCTGCAAATTTTATAAAAGGTGTTATCAATCTAAGGGATAATGTTATACCTGTGATAGATCTCAGGCTGAAATTCGGGATGGAGGAAATAGCCTATACAGATCGAACATGTATTATTGTTCTTGAACTTGATAATAATGGTAATTCCGTTCATTTGGGAATAGCTGTTGATACTGTTTTAGAGGTTTTGAGTATTAAAGCTTCAGAAATTGAAAATACGCCTTATTTTGGCAGCAATATTGATACCAGGCTTATACTGGCAATAGCTAAAATGGATAAAGGGATAAAGATTCTCCTTGATATTGATGAAGTATTTGAATGGGATACACGGGAAGAAACTGAGATTGACCAGCTTTTATTATAGGTAAAAGGTAAATCATGAAAAAAAAATTTGTTCTTGCGGGCGGGGGGCATGCTCATCTTACAGTTTTACAAAATCTTAATACTTTTACAAACCAGGGGCATCAGGCAATTGTTATAAGTCCTAATGCTTTTCAATATTATTCAGGAATGGGGCCAGGCATGTTGTCTGGTATTTATACTCCTGAAATGATACGATTTAATATTAAAAAGATGGTTGAAAACAGGGGTGGAATCTTTATTGAGGATAAGGTTTGTAAAATAGAACCTGAAAAAAAACAAATTTTAACAGAATCTGGAAATAAAATTGAATATGATATTGTTTCATTTAACACTGGAAGCGTGGTTCCCTTTGATTTTCCCGAGGATTATCAAAACGACTTTGTTTTCCCGGTAAAACCAATAGAAAACCTTCTTATTGCAAGAAACAAGATTATTTTCGACCTGAAACACAGACCATTAAAAATATGGGTAGCTGGAGCAGGACCTGCCGGGGTTGAAATATCTGCTAATTTATGCAGCCTGGTTAAAGATAACAAAGGAAAAGCTGAAATATGCCTGGCACCAGGAAGCGGGGTAATGTCTGGGTTTGATACAAAAGTCAGGGATTGTGTAATAAAAAATTTAAAAGATTTAGGTGTAAAGACAGCAGATAAAGCCAGGATAGAAAGTATTGAAAAAAACCGTATAATTTTTCAAGATAAATCCAGTGACAGGGCAGATTATATCTTTCTGGCTACCGGAACCCGTCCTTCGTCAATATTTGCAGATTCAGGCATTCCAACAGGTAAAGATCATGGTCTTCTTTTAGATTCATTTCTGCGGTCTGTTTCATATAATGAAATTTTTGGAGGCGGAGACTGTATAAGTTTTGCTCCTTTTGCTCTGCAAAGAGTCGGTGTTTATGCTGTAAGGCAAAATCCTGTTCTTTTGAATAATCTCCTGGCAGCAGTCAACAGCACTGATCTTAAAAATACCAGGAATTATCAGAAATTTATTCCTCAAAAATCCTTTATGC from the Desulfonema limicola genome contains:
- a CDS encoding HDOD domain-containing protein, giving the protein MDSRIKMVPVGEYRISNDKNAELFTITASCAALMLHDSKNHIAGMVHIVLPGRRKRMREGTRDAYFADTGVPLLIRGMIEHGADLENLKASLAGGGSFLNDYKGSDIGKKNVEAVTAILGQYRIPIVQTDTGGQTGRRISLNVNTGRLTVQSFSRCQTGDREFWGSKSGHNKISYNILLKKIMLLITEIKPDYPLAGLVLDAVHCDINEIDWNYLFLLLGRNLPLALHVFRIANSPYYGKPGTISSFENALRVLGPAQFRRICVLASVMRQSGGHPGRLEKTAAGLSRHALASALTARHIAEKSGMAPMVQEDTFTAALFHGIGGLVNLVIQDSEISSIDYIRSGTIILSAMKMPDSIISAVASHEYPVNDKHGNPTIASFVHMGCAVSRLLGITSDLEPPVFSLCAEICKSTGLTYELSCIIPEIIHMLKSYGVRDLLDPD
- a CDS encoding response regulator — encoded protein: MSSAVILAVDDKPDNLFVLEQIISEYLPACKIITAQNAEKGLDFARKNSLDLAIIDVQMPCFDGIRMCRCLKEDPQTAGIPVILLTAHRAGTDLKVKGLNAGADDFITKPFDSFELIARIKVMLRIKKAEDILRQEKKGLEKKVSEKSIQLETAEKQYKALFNNVNDPIFVRDFDGNIFDANQAACDTLGYNVQELLKMKIQEIASPENAALIPSRTHKMRQQGKLVYESACMTRDGDIIPIEVSGRVSEYDNKPAILTIWRDLRERKQAESEKRNLQMQLQQAQKMEAIGTLAGGIAHDFNNILFPIIGYTEMTMDDVPKNSQAYKNLTEILKAAQRAAKLVEHILTFSRSRGQERAPMKIHLVIKEALKLIRAAIPKTINLYQDIDENCGPVLADPTQIHQIVMNLCINAYHAMQHQDAGGDIRLALKEVEIRPEDNIELKNNPGIYLRLMVSDTGQGMDDLVKQRIFEPYYTTKEKNKGTGMGLSVVHGIVKSYGGAITVFSKPGAGTTFYVYLPRLDIHREPQAVVFDSPAASRGSEHILLVDDEDQIVLMEEKTLTRLGYRVTSKTSSLDAFEIFRKQPDQFDLVITDQAMPNMAGMQLAHNMIQIRPDIPIILCTGFSEVVNEDQAKAAGIKEFLMKPLVKKDLAETIRKVLS
- a CDS encoding citrate synthase, whose amino-acid sequence is MNEYVEMKWKGRTFKLPVIEGSEGEQGIDISALRRDTGLITLDPGFANTGSCKSAITFMDGEKGILRYRGYPIEQLAEHSSFREVAYLLINGELPSKKEITRFSVLLNDHSLVHEDMRTFFANFPRASHPMGILSSMVNALKSFYPYIEGEKEANITVARLISKVRTLAAMSYKISRGHTVVYPRQDLSYCENFLNMMFHSPVRPYKIDPDIVQALSVFLILHADHEQNCSTSAVRLVGSGKVNLYASISAGIAALWGHLHGGANQAVIEMLENIVERGESISRIIERAKDKKDPFRLMGFGHRVYKTYDPRTKIIKSMCDTLLEKLHIHDPLLDIAKELEEIAVNDDYFIENKLYPNIDFYSGIVLRTIGIPTNMFTVMFAIGRLPGWIAQWKESMDDPEWKLNRPRQIYTGYQERNYIPIEER
- the queF gene encoding preQ(1) synthase; this encodes MPETFYQLNKPDKIKTDLLKPIDYQYRGKRDISIVIEQPEFTSVCPMTGLPDFGAVIIKYRPNEKIIELKSLKYYFLQYRNVGIFYEHVVNRILDDLVEVLKPQQMEITGKFTARGGILTNVTAEYQGKADA
- a CDS encoding response regulator, whose amino-acid sequence is MSIDPQKITILLVEDAAVMRNIEKRTLNSLGFKTIIEAEDGAIAIKILQETEGIDIVISDWNMPNTDGFQLLEWIRTSNKYSDLPFIMATGHGDKKQQQKAVEAGTNSFIIKPFDNKDLQNKIDEAFGIKKKEKTIQADQSLSQESDSGKVKLRIAHIQITDHLVLGVLKHMIEKGDVVPRHFELETKCLPGWNSVADALEKGRVDAACVLAPIAMDLYSFGIPIKMILLAHKNGSIFVRNRRGDYQEPFQDYFRNKSFLIPHKLSIHHMLAHMFFEKIGLKSGMNRDSNADINFEVVTPVKMPEFLTENVDACGFMVAEPFGTKVIDSSLADLQFLSGEIWPQHPCCVVAMRDEFIDPHTDAVYELTEMLVKAGKFIEEKPELAAEIAVNFLDPDKNLGLKVPMLKNVLTEEQGIKAGDLYPLIEDFEIMQDYMVNKMGISSTINLEKFIDTRFARAAYKDRVIKHQPSSLYSADDLITNILQRGIPKTSGSPKSISANNKAGRTSIDPQNITILLVEDAAVMRNIEKKTLNSLGFKTIIEAEDGTIAIKTLQETEGIDIVISDWNMPNTDGFKLLKWIRTSDNYSELPFIMATGQGDKKQQQKAVEAGVNSFIAKPFDSIELKNKIDEAFGIKKIEKKISEEQKGPKLSASGKVKLRIAHIQITDHLVLGVLKHLIAKGDMAPQHFVLETKCLPGWNPVADALEKGRVDAACVLAPIAMDLYSFDVPIKMILLAHKNGSIFVRNRRGDYREPFQDYFRNKSFLIPHKLSIHHMLAHMFFDRIGLRAGMDGDFHADINFEVVTPVKMPQFLKENVEACGFMVAEPIGTKAIASNLADLQFLSGELWAEHPCCVVAMRDDFIGPHMDAVYELTEMLVKSGKFIEEKPELAAEIAVDFLDPDKRLGLKVPLLKNVLKEKQGIKAGDLYPLIEDFEIMQDYMVNKMGVSSMINLEKFIDTRFAKAAYKDRIMSHKPSNLHVTTDVITNILHRGFNEDTVSSKAMLNKEGKYLTFKLGDQEYGIDILKIKEIIGMMPIRSIPCSANFIKGVINLRDNVIPVIDLRLKFGMEEIAYTDRTCIIVLELDNNGNSVHLGIAVDTVLEVLSIKASEIENTPYFGSNIDTRLILAIAKMDKGIKILLDIDEVFEWDTREETEIDQLLL
- a CDS encoding NAD(P)/FAD-dependent oxidoreductase, translating into MKKKFVLAGGGHAHLTVLQNLNTFTNQGHQAIVISPNAFQYYSGMGPGMLSGIYTPEMIRFNIKKMVENRGGIFIEDKVCKIEPEKKQILTESGNKIEYDIVSFNTGSVVPFDFPEDYQNDFVFPVKPIENLLIARNKIIFDLKHRPLKIWVAGAGPAGVEISANLCSLVKDNKGKAEICLAPGSGVMSGFDTKVRDCVIKNLKDLGVKTADKARIESIEKNRIIFQDKSSDRADYIFLATGTRPSSIFADSGIPTGKDHGLLLDSFLRSVSYNEIFGGGDCISFAPFALQRVGVYAVRQNPVLLNNLLAAVNSTDLKNTRNYQKFIPQKSFMQILNMGFRSGIFFRKSLIFRGKPAFILKDYIDRRFMRKFQISGEMD